GTGATCTCGACGGGTTTGCCGACGAGGTTGAGCGGGATTTTGTGACTGGCCGCCAGAGCCTGGATGCTGGTGATGCCGGGAACCACGCTGTAGTCGAAATCAATGCTGTTTGATCGACGCACGCGTTCAATAATGCGGATCGTGCTGTCGTAAAGACTGGGATCACCCCAGACGAGAAAGGCGCCGGTGCCGCCGTCCGGCAGGCCCGATATCAACTCTCGATAGATGTTGGCGATCTGACCGTGCCAGGCATCGACGCTTTGTGCGTAGGTTCTGTCTGCAATCTGCCTTTGCGGCACCTCGAATTCCGCGACCCGGGTGCCTGAGCGGGTGACATAGCGCTCGCAGATCTCCCGCCTGATCTCGGCGAGTTCTTCCTTGCCGGCGCCCTTGAGCGGCAGAAAGATCACGTCGGCGGCGTTCATCGCTTTAATCGCCTGCATAGTGACGTGCTCGGGATTGCCGGTGCCAATTCCGATGATACTGATATGCTTCAAGCGGATATTCCCCGTGAGTCCAAGCGGTCTTGCCCAAAAACTGGGCCGGCCGCAAGGGCGGGGTAGGGAGTTGGCCGCGGCCAACTCCGCCAACCGCGGCGCCCTGACCCCTATTGTTGCCGTAAATCCCGAATCGTGTCACTTTCGATACGCTTTTTGACGCTATGTTGACAGAAAAGCGCATCGAAAAGGAA
This window of the Rhizobium bangladeshense genome carries:
- the cobF gene encoding precorrin-6A synthase (deacetylating), with protein sequence MKHISIIGIGTGNPEHVTMQAIKAMNAADVIFLPLKGAGKEELAEIRREICERYVTRSGTRVAEFEVPQRQIADRTYAQSVDAWHGQIANIYRELISGLPDGGTGAFLVWGDPSLYDSTIRIIERVRRSNSIDFDYSVVPGITSIQALAASHKIPLNLVGKPVEITTGRRLAQDGLQSDSTVVMLDGEQAFAKVDDPDAEIFWGAYLGTGDEIIRSGRLGDIAADIQALRTEARRRHGWIMDIYLLRKGRDFEE